In Lemur catta isolate mLemCat1 chromosome 1, mLemCat1.pri, whole genome shotgun sequence, one DNA window encodes the following:
- the ARMC6 gene encoding armadillo repeat-containing protein 6: MASRCITQETFDAAVLENIEEFVMGPEEAVKEAVEQFESQGVDLRNIVKMAPKVSADGLQEPTHDILQALDDLQESVDCSRPQEVLAHLIRFCDQCKHDKACRFLAAQKGAYPIILSAWKLAATGDQGLLLQALNALSALTDGQPDLLDTQGLQLLVATLAQNTSAADVTCSGIRCVRHACLKHEQNRQGLVKAGVLPLLTGAITQHSCHADVVREACWALRIMTFDDDIRVPFGHAHDHAKMIVQENRGLKVLIEATKAFPDNPSVLSELCSTLSRLAVRNEFCQEIVDLGGLSVLVTLLANCNDHQDLMKQVLGALRAIAGNDDVKDAIIHAGGTESIVATMTQHLASPQVCEQSCAALCVLALRKPENSRVIMEGGGALAALRAMKAHPQEAGVQKQACMLIRNLVARSQAFSQPILELGAEALITQARAAHRDCEDVAKAALRDLGCRIELQELWTGQKGDLAP; encoded by the exons ATGGCCTCCAGGTGTATCACCCAGGAGACCTTTGACGCAGCTGTGCTTGAGAACATTGAGGAGTTTGTGATGGGGCCCGAAGAGGCAGTGAAAGAAGCTGTGGAGCAGTTTGAATCACAAG GGGTTGATCTGAGGAACATTGTAAAGATGGCACCTAAAGTCTCCGCTGACGGACTCCAGGAGCCCACGCACGACATCCTGCAG GCCTTGGATGACCTTCAGGAGTCAGTGGATTGCTCTCGGCCCCAGGAGGTATTGGCACACCTCATCCGCTTCTGCGACCAATGTAAGCATGACAAGGCCTGCCGCTTCCTGGCGGCCCAGAAGGGCGCCTACCCCATCATCCTGTCCGCTTGGAAGCTTGCTGCAACAGGTGACCAGGGCCTCCTGCTCCAGGCCCTCAATGCCCTGTCAGCACTAACCGATGGCCAGCCAGACCTCCTGGATACCCAGGGCCTACAGCTGTTGGTAGCCACACTGGCCCAAAACACCAGTGCAGCCGATGTGACCTGCTCTGGGATCCGCTGCGTGCGTCACGCCTGCCTGAAACATGAACAGAATCGGCAGGGCCTGGTGAAGGCCGGTGTGCTGCCCTTGCTGACTGGCGCCATCACCCAGCACAGCTGCCACGCCGATGTGGTCAGGGAGGCCTGCTGGGCTTTGCGCATCATGACCTTTGATGATGACATCCGTGTGCCCTTTGGCCATGCCCACGACCATGCCAAGATGATTGTACAGGAGAACAGAGGCTTGAAGGTGCTCATCGAGGCCACTAAAG CCTTCCCTGACAACCCCAGCGTCCTCAGCGAGCTCTGCAGCACCCTGTCCCGCCTGGCTGTCCGCAACGAGTTCTGCCAGGAGATTGTCGACCTCGGGGGCCTGAGCGTCCTGGTGACCCTGCTGGCCAACTGCAATGACCACCAG GACCTCATGAAGCAAGTGCTGGGCGCCCTGCGTGCCATCGCAGGCAACGATGACGTGAAGGATGCCATCATCCATGCTGGCGGGACAGAGTCCATCGTGGCCACCATGACCCAGCACCTGGCCAGCCCCCAG GTGTGTGAGCAGAGCTGTGCGGCCCTGTGTGTCCTGGCCCTGCGCAAGCCGGAGAACAGCCGGGTGATCATGGAGGGTGGCGGGGCCCTGGCAGCCCTGCGGGCCATGAAGGCGCATCCGCAGGAGGCCGGCGTGCAG AAACAGGCTTGCATGCTGATCCGCAACCTGGTGGCTCGCAGCCAGGCCTTCTCGCAGCCCATTCTGGAGCTAGGGGCCGAGGCGCTCATCACACAGGCCCGAGCAGCCCACCGAGACTGTGAGGACGTGGCCAAGGCCGCCCTGCGAGACCTGGGCTGCCGCATCGAGCTACAAGAGCTGTGGACAGGCCAGAAGGGTGACCTGGCACCATGA